In a single window of the Mucilaginibacter defluvii genome:
- a CDS encoding DUF5009 domain-containing protein: MTNQANPVSTGRIISLDVMRGIIMLLLCAESCHVYIALSKMYPAGPLAAIVGQFFHHPWHGLRFWDLVQPAFMLMAGAAMYISYSRKLAKGVSWNDNLKHVLWRSFKLFICGTALHCVYAGKMVWELWNVLTQLSVTSIIAYLIINRSFTFQVAVSLVLLILTEVLYRTVLMPGFDQPFVQHHNFGAYMDTVLMGKINSDGWVAINIIPTAAHTIWGVLAGKLLVSAATSNYKIKALVLCGLIALSLGFGLDWGGITPIIKRISTSSFALASAGWVLLILAAIYWLIDVKQNIKHAWIFTVMGMNAIFIYLFFETVGMQWVNGLVNIFTGGMLQQFFNTPAHIAALISALAAWIAEWGLCYWLYKQKIFFKL, encoded by the coding sequence ATGACCAATCAGGCTAACCCGGTTTCAACAGGGCGTATCATATCGCTGGACGTAATGCGCGGCATTATTATGCTATTGCTTTGCGCCGAAAGCTGCCATGTATACATTGCTTTGAGTAAGATGTATCCGGCCGGGCCATTGGCCGCTATTGTCGGTCAGTTTTTTCATCACCCATGGCATGGCTTAAGGTTTTGGGATTTGGTGCAACCGGCGTTTATGCTCATGGCAGGGGCGGCCATGTACATATCCTACAGCCGCAAGCTGGCAAAGGGCGTAAGCTGGAATGATAACCTGAAGCACGTGCTCTGGCGCAGCTTTAAATTGTTTATATGCGGTACGGCGTTACACTGTGTGTACGCCGGTAAAATGGTTTGGGAGTTATGGAACGTGCTAACGCAACTGTCCGTAACCAGTATCATCGCGTATTTGATCATCAACCGCTCATTCACATTTCAGGTTGCTGTATCATTGGTGTTATTAATTTTAACCGAGGTATTATACCGCACCGTGCTGATGCCTGGTTTTGATCAGCCCTTCGTACAGCACCATAACTTTGGCGCATACATGGATACCGTACTGATGGGCAAAATAAACAGCGATGGTTGGGTTGCCATAAATATTATACCAACAGCCGCACACACTATTTGGGGTGTGCTGGCGGGTAAGCTGCTGGTATCGGCCGCTACTTCCAACTACAAAATAAAAGCGTTGGTATTATGCGGTTTGATTGCCCTCTCACTTGGTTTTGGCCTCGATTGGGGCGGGATAACGCCGATTATAAAACGCATTAGCACGAGCTCATTCGCTTTAGCTTCGGCAGGGTGGGTACTGCTTATACTGGCGGCTATTTATTGGCTGATTGATGTGAAGCAAAACATTAAACATGCGTGGATATTTACCGTAATGGGCATGAACGCCATATTCATCTACCTGTTTTTTGAAACCGTCGGGATGCAATGGGTAAATGGCTTAGTCAATATTTTTACGGGTGGTATGCTGCAACAATTCTTTAACACACCGGCACATATCGCCGCACTGATATCGGCATTAGCTGCCTGGATAGCCGAGTGGGGTTTATGCTATTGGCTGTACAAACAAAAAATATTTTTTAAACTCTGA
- a CDS encoding RagB/SusD family nutrient uptake outer membrane protein — protein MKKKLSSIFVLLLLAASSCKDLTVTPTDAISTETLVTTTAGLTNALNGAYALFKDHISFNGIVDNNNMYLRQYYHLSDFASDDIVCGQVTTDPLFYSFSLGHSPSQGNTRYFWYVSYKIISGVNTVIDAVEKSGDKDAAKQQLLGECYFLRAFCHFNLVRLFGKPYSVDPSAPGIVLRTSLTDEAKKARSTVSDVYASITADAEKAASLMTQNRGVQYASKEAAWALLSRVNLYKEDNQKALDYANQVISSNRFKLETKTTYPNLFANATTGTETIFCVAFTAADDYGKFGSIASMIYSDGNSGWGEEYASSSLRNVMAKHTEDVRWSYIVPAKDAGGNVQKKNGIEMYYISKFSFQGGSPNLSSPIMFRLAEMYLNKAEAEAKLNQTSAALNDLDEIRKNRGLEGSLYAGKLPIGYTALDAVLEERRIELAFEGHRTYDVFRNKRTLNKTYWGYHLAGLKETDIDLSKTPSGYPNMTVPYTSNRIIYFIPVDEVLSNPQVTQNP, from the coding sequence ATGAAAAAGAAATTATCATCCATATTTGTGCTGTTGCTGCTGGCAGCAAGCAGTTGCAAGGATCTTACCGTTACGCCAACCGACGCGATCAGTACCGAAACGCTGGTGACAACCACCGCTGGCTTAACCAACGCCCTCAACGGCGCTTATGCATTGTTTAAAGATCACATCAGCTTTAATGGCATTGTTGATAATAATAATATGTACCTGCGCCAGTACTATCATTTGTCTGACTTTGCGAGTGATGACATTGTGTGCGGACAGGTAACTACCGACCCTCTGTTTTACAGTTTCAGCCTCGGCCATTCGCCGTCGCAGGGTAACACGCGCTATTTCTGGTATGTATCATACAAGATCATCTCAGGCGTGAACACGGTTATCGATGCCGTTGAAAAATCAGGCGACAAGGATGCCGCTAAACAGCAGTTGCTGGGCGAGTGCTATTTTTTACGCGCGTTTTGCCATTTTAACCTGGTTCGCCTGTTCGGCAAACCGTATAGTGTTGACCCAAGTGCGCCGGGCATTGTTTTACGTACATCATTAACTGACGAAGCTAAAAAGGCCCGCTCAACTGTGAGCGATGTATATGCCTCAATTACTGCTGACGCTGAAAAAGCAGCCTCCTTGATGACGCAGAACCGTGGCGTTCAATACGCGTCGAAAGAAGCCGCCTGGGCATTGTTATCAAGGGTTAATCTTTATAAAGAAGATAACCAGAAAGCACTTGATTACGCAAACCAGGTAATCAGCTCCAACAGGTTCAAACTCGAAACCAAAACCACTTACCCTAATTTATTCGCCAACGCCACAACCGGTACCGAAACTATATTTTGTGTAGCCTTTACCGCGGCTGATGATTACGGCAAATTCGGTTCTATCGCCTCAATGATTTATTCTGATGGTAACTCAGGCTGGGGCGAGGAGTATGCGTCATCATCGTTACGTAACGTAATGGCAAAGCATACAGAGGATGTACGCTGGAGCTACATAGTGCCGGCCAAAGATGCAGGCGGTAATGTTCAGAAAAAGAACGGTATCGAAATGTATTACATCAGCAAATTCTCATTCCAGGGCGGATCGCCGAATTTGAGCTCGCCAATCATGTTCCGCCTGGCCGAAATGTATCTGAACAAGGCAGAGGCTGAAGCCAAGCTTAACCAAACTTCGGCAGCGTTGAATGATCTGGACGAAATACGCAAGAACCGTGGTTTGGAAGGATCGCTTTATGCCGGTAAACTACCTATAGGTTACACCGCGCTTGATGCCGTACTTGAGGAGCGCCGTATCGAATTGGCTTTTGAGGGACATCGCACTTATGATGTTTTCCGTAACAAGCGTACCCTTAATAAAACTTACTGGGGCTATCACCTGGCCGGTTTAAAGGAAACTGATATTGACCTGAGCAAAACCCCAAGCGGTTACCCTAACATGACAGTGCCTTACACCAGCAACCGCATCATCTATTTCATTCCGGTTGATGAAGTGCTGAGCAATCCGCAGGTAACACAAAACCCATAA
- a CDS encoding PKD domain-containing protein, whose product MKNIKTYICLLGILALGTVSSCKKDSTEIKTDLLYDVTVEGNEAKFTVKTDGVTNYRWDFGDGESSTDANPTHTYPGKGKYVPTLYATVNGKEAEASTVLRIAKTTPVKINDNTLNDWAGVSTAITLGARKGVFNEVKMDYDGNYVYVYVDMVGKKANGDIFDFYMDSDYNPSTGLATGTFTEGGYDILLEGQLLTNGVDIFYHNSANQADFSFAPQSIAEAYQVGTIVESGANVKFEMRIARGKLKGLTGSGLRIAIQAIKSDWSVVLGSAPDDGTASFMLDMSE is encoded by the coding sequence ATGAAAAATATTAAGACATATATATGTTTACTGGGTATACTGGCTTTGGGCACAGTAAGCTCATGTAAAAAAGACAGTACCGAAATAAAAACAGATCTGCTTTACGACGTAACCGTTGAGGGCAACGAAGCCAAGTTTACCGTAAAAACTGACGGTGTAACCAATTACCGCTGGGATTTTGGCGACGGTGAAAGCTCAACCGATGCCAACCCAACACACACTTACCCCGGTAAAGGCAAGTATGTGCCCACGCTTTATGCTACAGTTAACGGTAAAGAAGCTGAAGCGTCAACCGTGTTGCGTATAGCCAAAACCACACCTGTAAAAATTAATGATAACACCCTGAACGATTGGGCAGGTGTTAGCACCGCTATTACATTGGGTGCGCGCAAAGGCGTATTTAACGAAGTGAAGATGGATTACGATGGTAATTATGTTTATGTGTATGTAGATATGGTAGGCAAAAAAGCCAACGGTGATATTTTTGATTTCTACATGGATTCAGATTACAATCCATCTACCGGTCTGGCTACAGGAACGTTTACCGAGGGGGGCTATGATATTTTGCTCGAAGGCCAGCTGCTAACCAATGGTGTAGACATTTTTTATCACAACAGCGCCAACCAGGCCGATTTTAGTTTCGCCCCGCAAAGTATAGCCGAGGCTTACCAGGTAGGTACTATTGTTGAAAGCGGTGCCAATGTAAAGTTTGAAATGCGCATAGCCCGTGGTAAACTTAAAGGGCTTACCGGTAGCGGACTGCGTATTGCCATACAAGCCATAAAAAGCGATTGGTCGGTAGTGCTAGGTAGCGCGCCTGATGACGGCACCGCGAGTTTCATGCTTGATATGAGCGAATAA
- a CDS encoding DUF4832 domain-containing protein, with the protein MKFKLNNFCLCFSFAALSVMQACKDNDKKLVQIEKVNVTYTESNDDFANPERGFYRYSETHASNFSLLNGDELKSYRSEQAIQGATYKVYSTLVFRYYILDNVTSTPIPASFLSNVEKDMVAARTAGVKLIPRFVYTVRQTAGSCPEGFICPPYGDAPKAIILGHIAQLKQVLQANADVIAAVQLGFIGTWGEQYYSDFFGDASTNGAQGNKLLDKNWLDRAEVLRAMLDAVPADRMVQVRYPQIKQRFLYGVNAPITAAALADGTAFTSADIARIGFHNDCFLASSNDFGTYEDYGNSSSPRVSGGSVVNVLRDYMKADSKYVAVGGETCSDGYSPSNDCEPAGKAQEEFAAMHYSYLNAHYNNDVNNDWQTGGCMDNIKKNLGYRFVLQSAVLPDNVVHGTSMNIVLNLKNAGYASPFNKRTAKLVLRNKQTNEVKSFDLASDVRKWYSGANKIEESIKIPDDMAAGEYELLLNLPDQYESIAGKPEYSIRLANNDVWEPSTGYNKLNHTVKVN; encoded by the coding sequence ATGAAATTTAAACTCAATAATTTTTGCCTGTGCTTTTCCTTCGCGGCGCTGTCTGTAATGCAGGCCTGCAAGGATAACGACAAAAAGCTGGTGCAAATAGAAAAGGTAAATGTAACCTATACCGAAAGTAATGACGATTTTGCCAACCCCGAGCGTGGTTTTTACCGCTATTCAGAAACGCATGCCAGTAACTTTAGCCTGCTTAATGGAGATGAACTGAAAAGCTACCGTAGCGAGCAAGCCATACAAGGTGCTACTTACAAGGTTTATAGCACGCTGGTGTTCAGGTATTACATTTTAGATAATGTTACGTCAACGCCGATACCGGCATCTTTTTTAAGTAACGTAGAAAAGGATATGGTAGCGGCTCGTACCGCTGGTGTAAAGCTAATCCCGAGGTTTGTGTATACGGTTCGCCAAACGGCGGGTAGTTGTCCGGAAGGATTTATTTGTCCGCCTTATGGCGATGCGCCTAAAGCTATCATTTTGGGGCACATCGCGCAGCTTAAACAGGTTCTTCAGGCCAATGCCGATGTTATAGCGGCTGTGCAATTAGGTTTTATAGGTACTTGGGGCGAGCAATATTACAGCGACTTTTTCGGCGATGCCTCAACCAATGGCGCCCAGGGTAATAAGTTACTGGATAAAAACTGGCTTGACCGTGCCGAGGTACTGCGCGCCATGCTGGATGCTGTACCGGCCGACCGTATGGTACAGGTACGCTATCCGCAAATAAAACAGCGCTTTTTATATGGTGTTAACGCGCCGATCACAGCTGCTGCCCTGGCTGACGGTACAGCATTTACTTCAGCTGACATTGCCCGCATCGGTTTTCATAACGATTGCTTTTTGGCCAGCTCTAACGATTTTGGTACTTATGAAGATTACGGCAACAGCTCATCGCCCCGTGTATCAGGCGGCTCGGTAGTAAATGTGCTGCGCGATTACATGAAAGCCGATAGTAAATACGTAGCTGTTGGCGGCGAAACCTGTTCAGACGGTTACAGCCCATCAAACGATTGCGAACCGGCCGGTAAAGCGCAAGAAGAATTTGCTGCCATGCATTACAGCTACCTTAATGCCCATTATAATAATGATGTTAATAACGACTGGCAAACCGGCGGCTGTATGGATAACATCAAGAAGAACTTAGGCTACCGTTTTGTATTGCAAAGCGCCGTATTACCTGATAATGTAGTACACGGCACCAGCATGAACATCGTACTTAATTTAAAGAATGCCGGTTATGCATCGCCATTCAACAAGCGTACTGCTAAGCTGGTGTTGCGTAATAAGCAAACCAACGAGGTTAAGTCGTTTGACCTGGCATCAGATGTTCGTAAATGGTATTCAGGTGCTAACAAGATCGAGGAAAGCATCAAAATACCTGATGATATGGCTGCCGGTGAGTATGAGCTACTGCTTAACCTGCCCGATCAGTACGAGAGCATTGCAGGCAAACCCGAATACAGCATCCGTTTGGCTAACAACGATGTTTGGGAGCCATCAACAGGCTATAATAAGCTTAATCATACCGTTAAAGTTAATTAA